In Vanrija pseudolonga chromosome 4, complete sequence, a single window of DNA contains:
- the AN1769_1 gene encoding 3'(2'),5'-bisphosphate nucleotidase produces MDGPYARELAVAISAIQHAVKISSRVIASKNKGIVEKDDHSPVTVADLAIQALLTATIHSAFPDDLFVGEESAEQLRASPTLLDAVWGLLSDLDIADSVARIPASKDKLCSMLDWAGTGQPSAGRYWIFDPIDGTKAFIRGENYAVNVCLMTGPGQTLSAVGIPLLAPDAVAPINNDTTSASGSIMFATRGHGTFIRPLDGPADTPARRLPRRTADDTTQLTAVTCVEGTDSAVPGLNVKIAARLGIAYPGNDLLAWVLRWAVLGLGAADATFWVYRKRTRYGKIWDHAGAMLLFEEAGGKITDVHGKVIDIFAGRAMSSNFGFVAALEGAHARVLSAVQDAVREEGLLELLV; encoded by the coding sequence ATGGACGGCCCgtacgcgcgcgagctggccgtgGCCATCTCGGCGATCCAGCACGCCGTAAAGATCAGCTCGCGCGTCATCGCGTCGAAAAACAAGGGCATTGTCGAGAAGGACGACCACTCGCCAgtcaccgtcgccgacctggcaATCCAGGCGCTGTTGACCGCGACGATCCACTCTGCGTTCCCGGACGACCTGTTCGTGGGCGAGGAGTCggccgagcagctgcgcgcgagcccgaccctcctcgacgcggtgtGGGGGCTGCTGTCCGACCTCGATATCGCCGACAGCGTCGCGCGTATCCCGGCGTCAAAAGACAAGCTGTGCAGCATGCTCGACTGGGCCGGCACGGGGCAGCCCTCGGCGGGCCGATACTGGATCTTCGACCCCATCGACGGGACGAAGGCCTTCATCCGCGGCGAAAACTACGCCGTCAACGTGTGTCTCATGACCGGGCCAGGGCAGACCCTCAGCGCGGTCGGCATCCCGCTGCTTGCTCcggacgccgtcgcgccaaTCAACAACgacacgacgagcgcgtcagGCAGCATCATGTTCGCGACGCGCGGGCACGGCACGTTCATCCGCCCACTTGACGGGCCAGCGGACACGCCGGCAAGGCGGCTACCCCGGCGCACGGCGgacgacacgacgcagcTCACGGCAGTCACCTGCGTCGAGGGCACCGACTCTGCCGTACCCGGGCTCAACGTGAAGATtgctgcgcgcctcggcatAGCATACCCCGGCAACGACCTGCTTGCGTGGGTGCTCCGCTGGgcggtcctcggcctcggcgcggcagaCGCGACGTTCTGGGTGTACCGCAAGCGCACGCGCTACGGCAAGATCTGGgaccacgccggcgcgatgCTGCTCttcgaggaggcgggcggcaagATCACCGACGTGCACGGCAAGGTGATTGACATCTTTGCTGGGCGCGCCATGTCGTCAAACTTTGGCTTTGTGGCGGCGCTTGAGGGCGCGCATGCGCGTGTGCTGTCTGCTGTGCAGGACGCTGTGCGAGAGGAGGGGCTGCTAGAGCTGCTGGTGTAA